The following proteins come from a genomic window of Triticum aestivum cultivar Chinese Spring chromosome 6A, IWGSC CS RefSeq v2.1, whole genome shotgun sequence:
- the LOC123129723 gene encoding subtilisin-like protease SBT1.4, producing MGVFTAVLTVLVLTVLVLYAVQFESFIFFLHNTAAAYFSPCNDARPLALLCVQLAIVATAAASPAREKEEERSCCIVHVARAHAPPLPCRGLLNTRAYASFLRDRMPADMSLPAPRVLYSYSHAATGFAARLTGRQAAHLAAQRSVLAVVPDVMQQLHTTLTPSFLGLSASSGLLPASNGATDVVIGVLDTGVYPIDRAEFAAGPLLPPPPGKFRGACVSAPSFNASAYCNGKLVGAKVFYVGYEVQLGGPINETEESKSPLDTLGHGTHTASTAAGSAVPDAAFYGYGRGNAVGMAPGARVASYKVCWKCGCATSDILAAFDEAIADGVDVISASFGSSGYAEPFYVDSTAVGAFSAVRKGIIVSAVAGNSGPAESTGNNIAPWFLTVGAFTINRHFPADVVLGNGDTFSGASLYAGPPLGATETPLVHGRTVGSKTCEAGKLNASLVAGKIIVLCDPAVLNVAQGESVKLAGGVGAILTSTKEFGELVVGSPHTFPTTTVTFAAAKRIKTYMNKTTSPVATIVFRGTVIGPTPPSPRMASFSSRGPNLHAPEILKPDVTAPGVEILAAWTGAASPSGLDSDTRRVHYNVLSDTSMACPHVSGMMTTMMTTAIKSAMMTTAYNVDNAGHVIGDMATGKASTPFTRGAGHVDPNRALDPGLVYDAGTDDYVTFLCALGYTADEVAVFTRDGSSTNCSTLPGSGYVGDHNYPAFVAVFTSRNETITQHRMVRNIGSNVDATYRATVTSPAGMRVDARPQKLQFSTTHNTQEYQVTFSIRAAGSIKEYTFGSIAWSDGKHTVTSPIAIAWRPPVNARAKSRPCDVDFGSAHLPRGVAARLVPSSAVNVYTSHVDTSKPELLYSLLRQVLQDNAIKIQSRKAPTKASKSRLETTKRETTSIKVQRPASFADDQSDALGPLLPRCAWVDTNPLMDRTEKARSDKKTGHSGLWKEDRKLPGPAQCDRRHCRFFRPAAGNALLWHRKDPCCRATG from the exons ATGGGGGTGTTCACCGCGGTGCTGACTGTTCTGGTGCTGACTGTTCTGGTGCTGTACGCCGTGCAGTTCGAGAGCTTCATCTTCTTTT TACACAACACCGCCGCCGCGTATTTCTCTCCGTGCAACGATGCCAGACCACTCGCGCTTCTGTGCGTCCAGCTCGCCATCGTTGCCACCGCCGCGGCGTCGCCGGCGAGGGAAAAGGAGGAGGAGCGGTCCTGCTGCATCGTGCATGTCGCTCGCGCGcacgcgccgccgctgccgtgccGTGGCCTGCTCAATACCCGGGCGTACGCCTCATTCCTGCGTGACCGCATGCCGGCGGACATGTCCCTTCCGGCGCCGCGGGTGCTCTATTCCTACTCCCACGCCGCCACGGGCTTCGCGGCTCGCCTCACGGGTCGCCAGGCCGCGCACCTCGCGGCCCAGCGCTCCGTGCTCGCCGTCGTGCCCGATGTGATGCAGCAGCTACACACCACGCTGACGCCATCCTTCCTCGGCCTGTCGGCATCGTCGGGCTTGCTACCAGCGTCCAACGGCGCCACGGACGTCGTCATCGGCGTCCTCGACACCGGCGTGTACCCCATCGACCGCGCGGAGTTCGCGGCGGGCCcgttgctgccgccgccgcccggcaaGTTCCGCGGTGCCTGCGTCTCGGCTCCGTCGTTCAACGCCTCCGCCTACTGCAATGGCAAGCTCGTCGGCGCCAAGGTCTTCTACGTGGGGTATGAGGTTCAACTTGGAGGCCCGATCAACGAGACGGAGGAGTCCAAGTCGCCGCTCGACACCCTCGGCCATGGCACCcacaccgcctccaccgccgccggctcTGCCGTCCCGGACGCGGCTTTCTACGGCTACGGCAGAGGGAACGCCGTCGGCATGGCCCCGGGCGCGCGCGTAGCCTCCTACAAAGTGTGCTGGAAATGCGGATGCGCAACCTCCGACATCCTCGCGGCGTTCGACGAGGCCATCGCCGACGGGGTCGACGTCATCTCCGCTTCATTCGGCTCCTCCGGCTACGCGGAGCCGTTTTATGTGGACTCCACCGCCGTGGGCGCCTTCAGCGCCGTCCGCAAGGGCATCATCGTCTCTGCCGTAGCGGGGAACTCCGGCCCAGCTGAGTCCACCGGCAACAATATCGCGCCCTGGTTCTTGACCGTCGGCGCGTTCACCATCAACCGCCATTTCCCGGCGGACGTCGTCCTCGGCAACGGCGATACCTTTTCTGGCGCTTCGCTCTACGCTGGCCCGCCGCTTGGCGCTACCGAGACACCGCTCGTGCATGGCCGGACCGTCGGCTCGAAAACCTGCGAAGCTGGGAAGCTGAACGCCAGCTTGGTCGCCGGGAAAATC ATCGTTTTGTGCGACCCTGCCGTCTTGAATGTTGCGCAAGGAGAGTCTGTCAAACTCGCCGGCGGCGTCGGAGCAATCCTCACGAGCACGAAAGAATTCGGCGAGCTGGTCGTCGGCAGCCCCCACACCTTCCCTACAACAACCGTCACGTTCGCCGCTGCGAAAAGGATTAAAACGTACATGAACAAGACTACGTCCCCGGTCGCGACGATCGTGTTCCGCGGCACGGTCATCGGCCCGACGCCTCCTTCCCCTAGAATGGCATCCTTCTCGAGCCGCGGGCCGAACCTCCACGCGCCGGAGATCCTCAAGCCGGACGTCACGGCACCCGGCGTGGAGATCCTCGCCGCTTGGAccggcgccgcctcgccctcgGGCCTCGACAGCGACACGAGACGAGTGCACTACAATGTTCTATCGGACACATCCATGGCGTGCCCACATGTGAGCGGCATGATGACCACCATGATGACCACCGCGATCAAGTCCGCCATGATGACCACCGCGTACAACGTGGACAATGCCGGCCACGTCATCGGAGACATGGCCACCGGCAAGGCGTCCACGCCGTTCACGCGCGGGGCAGGCCACGTGGACCCCAACCGCGCCCTTGACCCAGGCCTCGTGTACGACGCCGGCACGGACGACTACGTCACCTTCCTGTGCGCACTCGGCTACACCGCTGACGAGGTTGCCGTCTTCACGAGAGACGGCTCGTCGACCAATTGCTCGACGCTCCCGGGTTCAGGCTATGTTGGAGACCACAACTACCCGGCCTTCGTGGCGGTGTTCACCTCGCGCAACGAGACCATCACGCAGCACCGCATGGTGCGCAACATCGGCAGCAATGTGGATGCGACGTACCGAGCCACGGTCACCAGCCCCGCCGGCATGCGCGTCGACGCGAGGCCGCAGAAGCTGCAGTTCAGCACTACGCACAACACACAGGAGTACCAGGTCACCTTCTCTATCCGAGCCGCGGGAAGCATAAAGGAGTACACGTTCGGGTCGATCGCGTGGAGCGACGGAAAGCACACTGTGACGAGCCCCATCGCCATCGCCTGGCGGCCGCCGGTGAACGCTCGAGCGAAGTCGCGGCCATGTGACGTGGATTTTGGTTCCGCG CACCTACCTAGAGGAGTTGCGGCACGGCTCGTCCCGAGTTCTGCAGTTAACGTGTACACCTCTCACGTGGACACGAGCAAACC AGAACTCCTCTACTCGTTGCTTCGGCAGGTCCTGCAGGACAATGCTATAAAAATACAATCAAGGAAGGCTCCAACAAAAGCATCCAAGTCACGGCTCGAGACGACCAAACGAGAGACGACCTCGATCAAGGTCCAGCGCCCCGCCTCCTTCGCCGACGACCAGAGCGACGCCCTCGGCCCCCTCCTCCCACG